The Haemophilus parainfluenzae genome window below encodes:
- a CDS encoding DUF3486 family protein: MAPRSSIEKLPEDVRRWLERALTENGFSGYVELENLLREKGYQISKSAIHRYGKQIESRLKAIKDAAEVAKLITEQVDDEGDSQSDALMRLVQTDLMNLLIEARNVESLSVKDRLKALGMIGKNIASMTTASVKLKEYQAEHKAKVQAKLDELARTAEKDGSDLPTLERVRQSILEIYGINQ; the protein is encoded by the coding sequence ATGGCACCTCGCTCAAGTATTGAAAAACTGCCCGAAGATGTTCGCCGCTGGCTGGAACGCGCCTTAACTGAGAACGGTTTTTCAGGTTATGTGGAATTGGAAAATCTCCTGCGTGAGAAGGGCTATCAAATCAGCAAGTCGGCAATTCATCGTTATGGCAAACAAATTGAAAGTCGCCTGAAAGCGATTAAAGACGCGGCAGAAGTGGCAAAGCTCATTACCGAGCAGGTAGACGATGAGGGAGATAGCCAATCGGACGCCCTAATGCGGCTGGTGCAAACTGATTTAATGAATTTGCTGATTGAAGCCCGCAATGTGGAAAGCCTAAGCGTAAAAGACCGCCTAAAAGCACTGGGTATGATTGGCAAAAACATCGCCTCAATGACGACGGCAAGTGTGAAGCTGAAAGAATATCAAGCCGAACACAAAGCCAAAGTGCAGGCAAAACTGGATGAACTCGCACGCACCGCCGAAAAAGACGGCTCAGATTTACCGACACTCGAGCGTGTGCGACAAAGTATTTTGGAAATCTATGGTATCAACCAATAA